Proteins found in one Chlamydia sp. 04-14 genomic segment:
- the rsmH gene encoding 16S rRNA (cytosine(1402)-N(4))-methyltransferase RsmH, with protein sequence MSEVPSHIPVLVNECLSWFSNRNPRSFCDVTVGAGGHAEAFLSAYPSIISYDGSDRDASALSLAKERLEKFGDRVHLRHASFEDLANDPREGIYDGILADLGVSSMQLDTLSRGFSFQGENHDLDMRMDTSKGITASEVLNTLREEELGKIFREYGEEPHWKNVAKAVVHFRRHKKIITVKDLKEATGRVFPSYRLRKKIHPLTLIFQALRVYVNQEDLQLKVLLESAMRWLAPEGRLVIISFCSSEDRPVKWFFKEAEKSGLGQILTKKVVMPTYEETRKNPRCRSAKLRCFEKKFS encoded by the coding sequence GTGTCTGAGGTTCCTTCCCATATTCCGGTATTAGTAAACGAGTGTTTGTCGTGGTTTTCTAATCGAAACCCACGATCTTTCTGTGATGTCACTGTAGGAGCTGGGGGTCATGCTGAGGCGTTTCTTTCTGCCTATCCTTCTATAATTTCTTATGATGGCTCTGATCGTGATGCATCAGCTTTATCTTTAGCAAAGGAACGTTTAGAAAAATTTGGAGATCGCGTTCACCTTCGTCATGCCTCGTTTGAGGATCTTGCTAACGACCCTAGGGAAGGTATTTATGATGGTATACTTGCTGATCTTGGAGTTTCTTCTATGCAGTTAGATACTTTATCCCGTGGTTTTAGTTTTCAAGGAGAAAATCATGATTTAGATATGCGCATGGATACTTCTAAGGGAATCACAGCAAGTGAAGTATTAAACACGCTTCGCGAAGAAGAGTTAGGTAAGATTTTTCGTGAATATGGAGAAGAACCACATTGGAAAAATGTAGCTAAAGCTGTGGTGCATTTTAGAAGACATAAGAAAATTATTACTGTGAAAGATTTAAAAGAAGCAACAGGAAGGGTTTTCCCTTCATATCGTTTACGTAAGAAAATCCATCCACTGACTTTAATTTTCCAAGCTTTACGAGTGTATGTAAATCAAGAGGACCTGCAGTTGAAAGTATTGCTAGAGTCTGCTATGCGTTGGCTTGCTCCTGAGGGGCGTTTGGTGATTATTTCATTTTGCAGTTCGGAAGATCGTCCTGTAAAATGGTTTTTTAAAGAGGCTGAGAAGTCGGGACTAGGACAAATTCTTACTAAGAAAGTCGTTATGCCTACATATGAAGAAACAAGAAAAAATCCTCGTTGTAGATCGGCAAAACTCCGTTGCTTTGAAAAGAAATTCTCATGA
- a CDS encoding DUF5399 family protein, with the protein MVEIFNYSTSVYEKHASNNKVVNDFRKEVHMESLTIRDVAKHAQILDMTPKPSALSSLMQTNKKTHWAFFSPPNNFHKQRFSTPYLAPSLGSPDQQDDDLEKISSYLKVLTRGKFSYQSRVTPFLSYKDQEESEEEEEEASDSEEDVIVQEGKILLKAIDLGLKSSNIMIDYVISRIFQFVQG; encoded by the coding sequence ATGGTAGAAATTTTTAATTACAGTACCTCTGTTTACGAAAAACACGCGTCTAACAATAAAGTAGTGAACGATTTCCGCAAGGAAGTTCACATGGAAAGTTTGACGATCCGTGATGTAGCGAAGCATGCCCAAATTTTGGACATGACGCCAAAACCCTCGGCTTTATCTTCTCTTATGCAGACGAATAAGAAAACCCATTGGGCATTCTTTTCGCCTCCTAATAACTTCCATAAACAGCGATTCTCGACTCCTTATTTAGCCCCTTCATTAGGATCTCCTGATCAACAGGATGATGATTTGGAGAAAATTTCTTCCTATTTAAAGGTACTGACTCGAGGAAAATTCTCTTATCAAAGTCGTGTAACACCTTTTCTCTCTTATAAAGATCAAGAAGAAAGCGAAGAAGAGGAAGAAGAAGCTTCTGATTCTGAAGAAGACGTTATCGTTCAAGAAGGAAAAATCTTACTCAAAGCTATTGATCTAGGATTGAAGTCTTCTAATATCATGATCGATTATGTTATTTCTCGTATTTTTCAATTTGTTCAAGGCTAA